A window of Coleofasciculus chthonoplastes PCC 7420 genomic DNA:
ATGCGATGCATGGGGATGTCTCCATCCGTTGACCAAGAGGCAAAGGGTTTTTCACGAATACCTTCTTCAGACCTGCGCTCGATATAGCCAATGGCAAAGGCGCTGCGGTCTAGACGTGCATCCCAGAGAATGCGATCGTAGATCTCGCGAATCGTCGCCATTTTTTTCTTCTGGACTTTTTGCTCTGACATGGCTACGCCAAGGGGTGTGATGTATGCTGCCTTGTACCTCTGGAAGCAACGGTGCTACAATTTGCCTGAGGCAAAGTGCGAGCGATCGCTCACGAAACAATGAGGAGTTGAGGTATACTACTAATATACTACAAGATTCTGTTTTAGGAGTATGACACCTTAAGACATAGCGTTTAAACTTAAAAGCATACGTTATTTGTGGTGTTCTTTATCTTAACCAATTCATTGCCTAGATATGATTCATTCTCCTTCCTCTGATACTTCAGAATCACAAACATTTAAGGTTTTATCAATAGACGGAGGAGGGATTAAAGGGCTATATTCAGCCAGAATTCTAGAACATTTCGAGGATAGGTTTAGGTGCCACATCGCTGATTACTTTGACTTGATTTGTGGTACTTCGACGGGAGGCTTGATTGCACTGGGGCTGTCTCTAAATATCCCTGTCGCGTTGATCAGCAACCTATACTACAGACGAGGCAAACAAATTTTCCCACAGCGAAATAGCTTTCTAAGTTTGCTTAAAC
This region includes:
- a CDS encoding DUF504 domain-containing protein, producing the protein MSEQKVQKKKMATIREIYDRILWDARLDRSAFAIGYIERRSEEGIREKPFASWSTDGDIPMHRIRYIRCGEEIVWDRDQHLDLFSAGRLPNAAFLTHPQEETHCRRL